One region of Halohasta litchfieldiae genomic DNA includes:
- a CDS encoding acyl-CoA carboxylase subunit beta, translating to MDDRIEELRAKREAAAKGGGEDRIAKQHDKGKMTARERIDYFLDEGTFHEFDQFRTHRNHTFGMEEQQIATDGVVTGYGEVNGRTVFVFAHDFTVFGGSLGEVFAEKICKVMDRAMEVGAPLIGLNDSAGARIQEGVGSLAGFGEIFQRNTDASGVIPQISGIMGPCAGGAVYSPAITDFVFMVKDTSHMFITGPDVVETVTGEQVSFDELGGAVTHASTSGAAHFAVDDEKEALDEIALLLSYLPQNNVEDPPRVDPWDDPDRRTDELANIVPKAPRKPYDAIKVIDELVDEGSFFEVHESFAKNIVVGFGRLDGHSVGIVANQPRVNAGTLDIEASEKGARFVRFCDAFNIPILTLEDVPGFMPGTDQEHGGIIRHGAKLLYAYSEATVPLLTVITRKAYGGAYCVMASKHIGGDVNYAWPTAEIAVMGPKGAVNILYRRELEEADDPEARRQELIDEYREEFANPYTAADRGFIDDVIEPGETRQRLIDDLDMLLSKREEKPSKKHGNIPI from the coding sequence ATGGACGACCGGATCGAAGAGCTTCGCGCAAAGCGAGAGGCTGCCGCAAAAGGTGGCGGCGAAGACCGTATCGCCAAACAACACGACAAGGGGAAGATGACCGCCCGCGAGCGGATCGACTACTTCCTCGACGAGGGCACCTTCCACGAGTTCGACCAGTTCCGGACCCACCGGAACCATACGTTCGGGATGGAAGAACAACAGATCGCGACCGATGGCGTCGTTACCGGCTACGGCGAAGTCAACGGGCGCACTGTGTTCGTGTTTGCCCACGATTTTACCGTCTTCGGCGGCTCGCTGGGCGAGGTCTTTGCAGAAAAGATCTGTAAGGTCATGGATCGGGCTATGGAGGTCGGCGCACCGCTTATCGGGCTCAACGATTCGGCTGGTGCACGCATTCAGGAGGGCGTTGGCTCGCTGGCTGGCTTCGGCGAAATCTTCCAGCGAAACACCGACGCCAGCGGCGTCATCCCACAGATCTCGGGGATTATGGGCCCCTGTGCAGGCGGTGCCGTTTACTCGCCGGCGATCACTGACTTCGTGTTCATGGTCAAAGACACGAGCCACATGTTCATCACCGGGCCGGACGTCGTCGAGACCGTCACCGGCGAACAGGTGAGTTTCGACGAACTCGGCGGGGCAGTAACCCACGCCTCCACGTCGGGGGCGGCCCATTTCGCGGTCGACGACGAGAAGGAAGCCCTCGATGAGATCGCTCTCCTCCTTTCGTATCTCCCACAGAACAACGTCGAGGACCCACCGCGAGTCGACCCATGGGACGACCCCGACCGCCGAACCGACGAACTGGCGAACATCGTTCCCAAGGCCCCCAGAAAGCCCTACGACGCGATCAAGGTAATCGACGAACTCGTCGACGAAGGCTCGTTTTTCGAGGTCCACGAGAGCTTTGCGAAAAATATCGTCGTCGGATTTGGGCGGCTTGACGGCCACTCGGTCGGCATCGTCGCCAACCAACCCCGCGTGAATGCTGGCACGCTCGATATCGAAGCCTCGGAGAAAGGTGCACGGTTCGTCCGGTTCTGTGATGCCTTTAATATTCCAATCCTCACCCTCGAAGACGTCCCCGGCTTCATGCCCGGCACCGATCAGGAACACGGCGGGATCATTCGCCACGGCGCGAAACTGCTGTATGCCTACTCCGAGGCAACGGTTCCACTGCTGACCGTTATCACGCGCAAAGCCTACGGTGGGGCCTACTGTGTGATGGCCTCGAAACACATCGGCGGCGACGTGAACTATGCGTGGCCGACCGCCGAAATCGCAGTGATGGGGCCAAAAGGTGCGGTCAACATTCTCTACCGGCGGGAGTTGGAGGAGGCCGACGATCCCGAGGCTCGCAGACAGGAGCTGATCGACGAGTACCGCGAGGAGTTCGCCAATCCGTACACCGCGGCCGACCGAGGATTTATTGACGATGTCATCGAACCCGGAGAGACACGCCAGCGGCTGATCGACGACCTCGATATGCTGCTGTCGAAGCGCGAGGAGAAACCCTCGAAGAAACACGGCAACATCCCGATCTAA
- a CDS encoding acc operon protein, with amino-acid sequence MATDSAFVDEPADADSEAAVEETVRVSPADIEGLANADDSEAAAIAVAIAAHLRDQQVAAAAAAATAEDDDGESRRSWAFAGRLEAIGESANRPPSNTPKDGWTAASRADRF; translated from the coding sequence ATGGCCACCGATTCCGCGTTCGTCGACGAGCCAGCCGATGCCGACAGCGAGGCGGCCGTCGAGGAGACCGTGAGAGTCTCACCGGCCGACATTGAGGGGCTGGCCAACGCCGACGACAGCGAGGCTGCGGCCATCGCGGTCGCCATTGCGGCCCACCTGCGAGATCAACAGGTAGCCGCCGCGGCCGCGGCAGCAACCGCCGAAGACGACGACGGCGAGAGTCGACGGAGTTGGGCGTTTGCCGGTCGACTCGAAGCCATCGGCGAGTCGGCCAACCGACCGCCGAGCAACACGCCGAAAGACGGCTGGACCGCGGCGAGTCGCGCCGACCGCTTTTAA
- a CDS encoding DsrE family protein yields MTGRQETVVHITTDEASGWEMALRNLQNLVRDRSVSTPPEEMSVVVNGPAVRFLLAGSPDAFKITKMAEAGVTISVCSNSLTRFDYDPEEIAEGATVVQSGIAEVVRAQQQGHHYLKLP; encoded by the coding sequence ATGACCGGCCGACAGGAGACCGTCGTCCATATCACGACCGACGAGGCCAGCGGCTGGGAGATGGCCCTCCGAAACCTCCAGAACCTCGTCAGGGATCGCTCGGTGTCGACGCCGCCCGAGGAGATGTCGGTTGTCGTCAACGGCCCCGCCGTTCGGTTCCTGTTGGCTGGCTCGCCGGATGCGTTCAAGATCACGAAAATGGCGGAGGCAGGCGTCACAATCAGCGTCTGTTCGAACTCGCTGACCCGGTTCGATTACGACCCCGAGGAGATTGCCGAGGGAGCGACGGTGGTCCAATCCGGCATCGCCGAAGTCGTCCGCGCCCAGCAACAGGGTCACCACTACCTGAAACTACCGTAA
- a CDS encoding glutaredoxin family protein — protein sequence MPTLTLYDRPDCPYSKRVRRVLDVLSIEYEEVIVPEARADREELDSLTGQRGVPVLVDNDHPNGWVADSGDISSYLKNNYDTTAATQQ from the coding sequence ATGCCAACCCTCACACTGTACGACCGCCCGGATTGTCCGTACTCGAAACGTGTCCGCCGCGTGCTTGACGTGTTGTCAATCGAGTATGAGGAGGTCATCGTTCCCGAGGCGAGAGCCGACCGCGAGGAACTCGACTCACTGACCGGCCAGCGTGGTGTTCCGGTGTTGGTTGACAACGATCATCCCAACGGCTGGGTCGCAGACAGCGGCGACATCTCGTCGTATCTCAAGAACAACTACGACACGACCGCAGCCACCCAGCAATGA
- a CDS encoding methyl-accepting chemotaxis protein, translating to MSLNDGATEDSSEVADSLDSLYETSAQIADGIDTIADRAHEQSNGMREVSAEVADLSAAVEEIASSSEEVAIAAEQADDRAREGEDATEAVVEAMEEIQSSTEEAMQELRTIRQGVEEITELADMIDEIADQTNLLALNASIEAARVGEAGAGFAVVADEIKSLAQESRDQATDIDSTVERITSDAEQAVESLETSVDEVETGMERANTAKSSLDEITDAVGEVTAGVDEVAAATDEQAKSATTVASMVDQTATNADEIDTAASEITDSVSSQVQRIEALRNQVD from the coding sequence ATGTCACTGAACGACGGGGCGACTGAGGATTCGAGTGAGGTAGCCGACTCACTCGATTCGCTGTACGAGACCTCGGCGCAGATCGCCGACGGGATCGATACGATTGCCGACCGGGCACACGAGCAGTCAAACGGGATGCGCGAGGTGTCGGCGGAGGTCGCCGATCTCAGCGCCGCCGTCGAGGAGATCGCCTCCTCCTCCGAGGAGGTCGCTATCGCCGCCGAGCAGGCCGACGACCGCGCCCGCGAGGGCGAAGACGCCACCGAAGCCGTGGTCGAGGCGATGGAGGAGATCCAGTCCTCAACCGAGGAAGCCATGCAGGAACTCCGAACCATCCGCCAAGGCGTCGAGGAGATCACCGAACTGGCCGACATGATCGACGAAATCGCCGACCAGACCAACCTGCTGGCGCTCAACGCCTCAATCGAGGCCGCCAGAGTCGGCGAGGCGGGCGCCGGGTTCGCGGTCGTCGCCGACGAGATCAAATCGCTGGCCCAAGAGTCCCGCGATCAGGCGACCGATATCGACAGCACGGTCGAACGCATCACCAGCGACGCCGAACAGGCTGTCGAGAGCCTCGAAACCAGCGTCGACGAGGTCGAAACCGGGATGGAGCGGGCCAACACCGCCAAATCGAGTCTCGACGAGATCACCGACGCCGTGGGTGAGGTCACCGCAGGCGTCGACGAGGTCGCTGCCGCCACCGACGAGCAGGCCAAAAGCGCGACGACGGTCGCCTCGATGGTCGACCAGACCGCAACCAATGCCGACGAGATCGACACCGCGGCCAGCGAAATCACGGATTCGGTGAGTTCGCAGGTCCAACGAATCGAAGCACTCCGCAATCAGGTCGACTGA
- a CDS encoding acetyl-CoA carboxylase biotin carboxylase subunit has translation MFSKVLVANRGEIAVRVMRACEELGVRTVAVYSEADKHGGHVRYADEAYNIGPARAADSYLDHEAVLDAAEKAGADAIHPGYGFLAENAEFAAKVDDRGFTWIGPDAQAMESLGEKTKARSLMQEADVPVVPGTTEPVTSVDEITDVAEEYGYPVAIKAEGGGGGRGLKVVHSEDEVEEQFETAQREGEAYFDNDSVYVEKYLEAPHHIEVQIIADHHGNVRHLGERDCSLQRRHQKVIEEAPSSILTDDLREQIGEAAKRGVDAANYTNAGTVEFLVEDGEFFFMEVNTRIQVEHTVTEQITGIDIVKWQLRIAADEELAFEQADVDIEGHAMEFRINAENPAKNFEPASGTLETYDPAGGIGVRIDDAIRQGDEIGGDYDSMIAKLIISAGDREECLTRSERALSEFEIEGFHTIIPFHRLMLTDEAFSNGEHTTNYLDEVLDHSRIEEAVSQWGPMNDGSETGEEDEEPTERDFTVEVNGKRFEVSLEEQGAPPITVESGNPGGNSGMARPPQAQTEDEEESVSVEGGDTVTAEMQGTILSVDVEEGDEVSPDDVVCVLEAMKMENDVVTERGGTVTQIMVGEGDSVDMGDVLVVLE, from the coding sequence ATGTTCAGCAAGGTTCTGGTCGCCAACCGCGGTGAGATCGCGGTTCGCGTGATGCGCGCCTGCGAGGAACTCGGAGTACGGACGGTGGCCGTCTACAGCGAGGCCGACAAGCACGGTGGCCACGTCCGGTATGCCGACGAGGCCTACAACATCGGTCCCGCACGCGCCGCCGACTCCTATCTCGATCACGAGGCCGTACTCGACGCCGCCGAAAAGGCCGGGGCAGACGCCATTCACCCCGGCTACGGCTTTCTGGCCGAAAACGCCGAGTTCGCGGCCAAAGTCGACGACCGCGGCTTCACGTGGATCGGCCCGGATGCCCAAGCGATGGAATCGCTCGGCGAGAAAACCAAGGCTCGCTCGCTCATGCAAGAGGCAGATGTGCCGGTGGTCCCCGGCACGACCGAGCCAGTCACCTCCGTCGACGAAATCACCGATGTCGCCGAAGAGTACGGCTACCCCGTTGCGATCAAAGCGGAGGGTGGCGGCGGCGGCCGCGGCCTGAAGGTCGTCCACAGCGAGGATGAGGTCGAAGAACAGTTCGAAACCGCCCAACGCGAGGGCGAGGCCTACTTCGATAACGATTCGGTCTACGTCGAGAAGTATCTCGAAGCCCCCCACCACATCGAGGTCCAAATTATCGCCGACCACCACGGCAACGTCCGGCATCTCGGCGAGCGGGACTGCTCGCTCCAGCGCCGCCACCAGAAAGTGATCGAAGAGGCACCCTCATCGATCCTCACCGACGACCTCCGCGAGCAGATCGGCGAGGCCGCCAAACGGGGCGTCGACGCCGCCAACTACACCAACGCCGGTACGGTGGAGTTCCTCGTCGAAGACGGCGAGTTCTTTTTCATGGAGGTCAACACCCGGATTCAGGTCGAACACACCGTCACCGAACAGATCACGGGAATCGACATCGTCAAATGGCAGCTCCGGATCGCCGCCGACGAGGAGTTGGCGTTTGAACAGGCGGATGTCGACATCGAGGGCCACGCTATGGAGTTCCGGATCAACGCCGAAAACCCAGCCAAGAACTTCGAGCCCGCATCCGGCACGCTCGAAACCTACGATCCGGCAGGCGGCATCGGGGTCCGGATCGATGACGCGATTCGGCAGGGCGACGAGATCGGCGGCGACTACGATTCGATGATCGCCAAACTCATCATTTCGGCGGGTGACCGAGAGGAGTGTCTCACCCGCTCCGAGCGGGCCCTCTCGGAGTTCGAGATCGAGGGGTTCCACACGATCATCCCGTTCCACCGACTCATGCTGACCGACGAGGCCTTTTCGAACGGCGAGCACACCACGAACTATCTCGACGAGGTCCTCGACCACAGCCGAATCGAGGAGGCGGTCTCCCAGTGGGGGCCGATGAACGATGGGAGCGAAACCGGCGAGGAAGACGAGGAGCCGACCGAGCGCGACTTCACCGTCGAGGTCAACGGCAAGCGATTCGAAGTCTCGCTCGAAGAGCAGGGCGCGCCACCGATCACTGTCGAGTCGGGCAACCCCGGCGGGAACAGTGGGATGGCCCGACCGCCGCAGGCCCAAACCGAGGACGAAGAGGAGAGTGTCAGTGTCGAGGGTGGCGACACAGTCACCGCCGAGATGCAGGGAACGATCCTCTCGGTCGACGTCGAAGAGGGCGACGAGGTCTCCCCTGACGACGTGGTCTGCGTTTTGGAGGCGATGAAGATGGAAAACGACGTGGTCACCGAACGTGGCGGCACTGTGACTCAGATTATGGTTGGCGAAGGAGATAGTGTCGACATGGGCGACGTACTCGTCGTCCTCGAATAG
- a CDS encoding HD domain-containing protein, whose amino-acid sequence MATIKDSVHDHIEIEGVAEALLDTPTVQRLRHIKQLGTVQLVYPSANHTRFEHSLGVYHLANRALGEIGIEGRQAERVRAAALLHDVGHGPFSHNIEELTHRYTGKYHDDVDELLAEGEVGGILRDHDLDPAHIAGLVAGDGQFGQLVSGELDVDRMDYLVRDAHHTGVPYGTIDTERLIRALTFVDGELVLDEGNVQTAESLLLARALMNPTVYMHPVARISKAMLRRASERLLNETAIDAHQLRRMDDHDLLVALRNTPETQSFADRYSSRRLLKKAIWAELQHVPDSLLEADHEEIRDLESTIANRADIPATDVIVEVPDEPTMRESTSRVIVGGEIRNLGDQSPLVSALRTAQQGQWRLGVYTRREATDRVGRLAAEELGLELPDGLIRETRRGLHATLDDFE is encoded by the coding sequence ATGGCCACGATCAAGGACAGCGTCCACGACCACATCGAGATCGAGGGCGTCGCCGAGGCCCTCTTGGACACCCCGACGGTCCAGCGGCTCCGCCACATCAAACAGTTAGGGACCGTCCAACTCGTCTATCCCTCGGCCAACCACACGCGGTTCGAACACAGTCTCGGCGTCTACCATCTCGCCAACCGCGCACTGGGCGAGATCGGCATCGAAGGTCGACAGGCCGAGCGCGTCCGGGCGGCGGCGCTGCTCCACGACGTCGGCCACGGTCCGTTCAGCCACAACATTGAGGAACTCACCCACCGATACACGGGCAAATACCACGACGACGTCGACGAACTCCTCGCAGAGGGGGAGGTCGGTGGCATCCTCCGAGACCACGATCTCGACCCCGCGCATATCGCGGGCCTCGTGGCCGGAGATGGGCAGTTCGGCCAGCTCGTTTCGGGCGAACTCGATGTCGACCGCATGGACTACCTCGTGCGGGACGCCCACCACACCGGCGTCCCCTACGGGACTATCGACACCGAGCGACTGATTCGAGCGTTGACGTTCGTCGACGGCGAACTCGTCTTGGACGAAGGGAACGTCCAAACTGCCGAGAGTCTGCTGCTGGCTCGCGCCCTGATGAATCCGACCGTCTACATGCACCCGGTCGCCCGGATCAGCAAGGCCATGCTGCGGCGGGCGAGCGAACGGCTCCTCAACGAAACCGCAATTGACGCCCACCAACTCCGACGGATGGACGACCACGATCTGCTGGTTGCGCTGCGAAACACGCCCGAAACCCAAAGCTTCGCCGACCGATACAGTAGCCGACGCCTACTTAAAAAGGCCATCTGGGCCGAGCTACAGCATGTGCCGGACTCGCTGCTGGAGGCCGACCACGAGGAGATTCGGGACCTAGAGTCGACCATCGCCAACCGGGCGGATATTCCAGCCACCGACGTAATTGTCGAAGTGCCGGACGAGCCGACGATGCGGGAGTCGACGAGTCGCGTGATCGTCGGCGGCGAGATCAGAAATCTCGGCGATCAGTCGCCGTTAGTCAGTGCCTTACGGACCGCCCAGCAGGGACAGTGGCGGCTCGGCGTCTACACCCGACGGGAGG